The Engraulis encrasicolus isolate BLACKSEA-1 chromosome 24, IST_EnEncr_1.0, whole genome shotgun sequence DNA window TTCCAATGAAAGTGTTATACTGATAAACTGCTCAAATAAAATCTAATCACAAGGTTGCCCAAAGGTGTTGCTCAAAGAGTTTCCTAATGTATCATCATCTTAAGACGTTGAGGGTGTCTTTCCCTGCCCCCGTAGTGACCTCTGGTGTGATAAGTGGTGTTTGCCTGAGAGACCCACCTCCAGAGCTCTTGGAGTCTCCTCCACTGGCCCCGTCATCCTTCTCCGTCGACAGGAGTCCTCCgaacatccctcctcctcctcctccctcttccttcttcttgtCATCTCCTGAGGAGGGGAACAGGTCGCCCATTCCTCCTGTCTCGTCCTTGGCCTTGCCACCATCACCGCTCAGCATGTCCTTCACCTTCTCCTTGGCTACTTTGGCTGCAGAGAGCATTTTAGGCCCAGTcaatacagtgcaatacaatataatacaatgccGCAGTGCCGTATTCTCGATCCATGAATGATTCAGCAAAATGTCCTGCATCGGCAGTGTTGGCATCAGGTGACTCGAAGCACTTCGAAGATGACTCAAGCACAACCCTGTCTTAAAAAGAAATGCTCTCAAAGCTGGTGTGTGGGGGTGCATCAGAATATTTGATGAGGTCCTACCCTTCcactccatagctgaagtgcccttgaagaaggcacctagccccacaatGCTTCAAGGACTCTAACTAATACCCTGCACTGAAAATAAtgaaattgctttggataaatacatcagctaagtgtaataatggagaaaaaatgaaaaatacacCAGCCCAAAACAGCATTCCAATCCTGCTTGCCTGGAAATGCTTTATGCTGTGGTGCAATACAGCAGAACGTCCGGAATGTTATTGCTGAACATTTTTGGCAATGCAATTTAACAAGAGGCTGATGCGCAACAGGGGCCCATCTTAGTTGCCCAGGCTTTATTGTTAACAGTCTGTTATAAGTTAACATTTTGGGCAAGATTGCTGCTTTCATCTTTTGAAGGAATGTGAGCATGACACAGATGAAACATTGTTCCCTTTGCATGAGCCTGTTACTGAAACTTATGAGCTACTGTTTGTCACAAGCCCCACCTGACTCCTAAGCAGACAATATAAGATTCATGTTTATACGGTAGGTTCTGTAATGTAGTTTTGTAGGGACCAAAGATACAGATCTGCAGAATGTATACAAATGGATTCAGAAGGTTTTGATGAAGCTACCAACAGTGTATTGAAGGGAAAGGTGCAGCTTTATTACACAAGCAATGCAGTCAGACCGGTTTCCTCCCATACAAACCACCAACAATGGCCCAGATCCCTGCCAAATGCACTCAAAGCCACGGTTGTAAAACGCAACACGGATGCATGGAAAAGAACTTTTACTTTTCTCCTTTCTAACAAGCGCCACAGTATAGTTTGCTTCAAAGGGGAAATATGCAGCAAGATGGCTGTTTGCCCAAATATTTTTTGTCCGAACCAAGGGCATTTGAGTTCAGGCCTCGCCATATTTGTGGAAGAAGCGGAGCCTCTTTGAAGCACGGCACGGAAACTTCTGGCATGCAGAGTGTGTTCAGCTCGGACCATACAGCACCAACTATGGAGACAAGTCTCACTCGACTGTCAGGAAACAAAACTTACTGGGAAACAAGGCTCTGGGGACTGGACAGCATTGCAGCACAAATGCTGCGCAGTGCGCTCAAATTACAGGATATTAAAATCATATCTGATTAAAGTTAACTGTTGGTAGTTAAGATAATCTCCACAGGCCAGTGTAGCACACAACACTAACATTATAAGTGAAACTCCACTGACATTCAACAATGTATAGACAATCAAGGAAAACTACTTCTCATCGTTGAGCTGCTCTGTCCCATCATTTTCATCCTGCCCATCTCCACACAACACAAGTGCacctttcctccctcccctccccttttattgacatttaggcTTTTATCCGAATGTGTTGTCTCCTTACCTGCTGTGTCCACAGCCTGGTCCACAAGGTTATCCGCCTTATCGCCCAACAGACCACTGAGGAAAGACATCTTGTGTGAGTGAAGTCCTGAGCGCAGTGGATCGCAGTAGTTTGGTAGTGTTTTGGTCGCTGAGAgttatgtgtgtgaatgagagagaaagagagagagagtggatagaGAGATACAGTGCGAGAGTGTGTTTATGcgcagggaggggtggaggtgggctGAGTCTTATTGaggctggcacgcacacacacactcactcttccaGAGCACACACCCCAGGGAGGCTGCCCGATTGGTGGATGGGGCGGGGTGGAGTGGAAAGATGACATCAAATGCCCAAAAagacgagaagagagaagggaaaaaagcaaAACCAGTGCCATGGCAGCAGTCCCTAGTGGT harbors:
- the zgc:193505 gene encoding uncharacterized protein zgc:193505; amino-acid sequence: MSFLSGLLGDKADNLVDQAVDTAAKVAKEKVKDMLSGDGGKAKDETGGMGDLFPSSGDDKKKEEGGGGGGMFGGLLSTEKDDGASGGDSKSSGDLTDMLGDVAGEIAGEAAKDKAKNDVMSFGKSLFG